A genomic region of Staphylococcus roterodami contains the following coding sequences:
- the cobA gene encoding uroporphyrinogen-III C-methyltransferase, producing the protein MSVDEYGKVYLIGAGPGNPNYLTKKAERLIREADVILYDRLVNPLILQYSKSTTEIIDVGKKPYAKHIQQEKINECIVEAARRYNKVVRLKGGDPAIFGRVQEEVDTLNKFNIAFEIVPGVTSASAAVATMQTGLTMRAVAKSVTFSTGHFKDSEENEVDVNALVNGGTLAIYMGVKRLGKIIAQIQQYTDIDYPIAIVFQASCFNEFVVKGRLSNIVEKLERYATEAKPGICIIGEVVGYTENVSTTSNPTQQFYVVSGTKHDALILCEHLYDAGYGCILNPNDTSNSTYHPSQYSYYDTFINQQENVTYISTECADTNTVLCH; encoded by the coding sequence ATGTCTGTAGATGAATATGGCAAGGTTTACTTGATAGGTGCGGGCCCTGGTAATCCTAACTATTTGACTAAAAAGGCTGAGCGTTTAATACGCGAAGCGGATGTTATACTATATGATCGATTAGTGAATCCGTTAATTTTACAATATTCGAAGTCGACAACTGAGATTATAGATGTTGGTAAAAAGCCGTATGCAAAACATATTCAGCAAGAAAAAATAAATGAATGTATCGTGGAAGCGGCACGTCGATATAACAAGGTTGTGAGGCTGAAAGGTGGCGACCCAGCAATATTTGGACGAGTTCAAGAAGAAGTTGACACACTAAACAAGTTTAATATTGCGTTTGAAATTGTACCTGGTGTGACATCTGCAAGTGCTGCAGTTGCTACGATGCAAACAGGATTAACGATGCGTGCTGTTGCTAAAAGTGTTACATTTTCGACGGGTCACTTTAAAGATTCAGAAGAAAATGAAGTAGATGTCAACGCTTTAGTAAATGGTGGTACGTTGGCGATATATATGGGAGTTAAACGTTTAGGGAAAATTATCGCCCAGATACAACAGTACACAGATATTGATTATCCGATAGCGATTGTTTTTCAAGCATCTTGTTTTAATGAATTCGTCGTTAAAGGGCGCTTAAGTAATATTGTCGAGAAATTGGAGCGTTACGCAACTGAGGCAAAACCAGGTATATGTATTATAGGCGAAGTAGTGGGTTATACAGAAAATGTCTCAACAACTTCTAATCCGACTCAGCAATTTTATGTAGTAAGTGGTACTAAACATGATGCCCTTATACTCTGTGAACATTTATATGACGCTGGGTATGGTTGTATACTTAATCCAAATGATACATCGAATAGTACATATCATCCGTCGCAATATAGTTATTATGATACGTTTATTAATCAACAAGAAAATGTGACATATATTTCAACCGAATGTGCAGATACGAATACAGTACTATGTCATTAA
- the nirD gene encoding nitrite reductase small subunit NirD, producing the protein METKEKIKVTTFDELTPLIGKKVIVKGKEIGLFLTESGTIHAIHNICPHKQGPLSEGTVSGEYVFCPLHDQKIDLNTGIVQEPDEGCVDVYEVEVTDGNVYICL; encoded by the coding sequence ATGGAAACGAAAGAGAAAATCAAAGTGACAACTTTTGATGAATTGACACCCTTAATTGGTAAAAAGGTTATTGTAAAAGGCAAAGAAATAGGATTATTCTTAACTGAAAGTGGTACAATTCACGCGATTCACAATATTTGTCCGCATAAACAAGGGCCATTGTCAGAGGGAACAGTGAGTGGTGAATATGTATTTTGTCCACTCCATGATCAAAAAATTGATTTAAATACAGGGATTGTACAAGAACCTGATGAAGGTTGTGTAGATGTATATGAGGTAGAAGTTACAGACGGGAACGTATATATATGTCTGTAG